One window of Elusimicrobiaceae bacterium genomic DNA carries:
- a CDS encoding peptidoglycan DD-metalloendopeptidase family protein, with protein sequence MERNPLVFLLLSCFLLSPAAAQDAQTRREELRRIQAEVDARRKKLDLYKKQEQDINRYISFLDKQKNTTLREKNDLNRRIGMVRRNIAETRGRQKVFATAQQYWRSVLAGEIAEYAVREASEFRFYGEDRLVSRLFVEAAIFNKIALHESLESEKASAVESAETLEKKDSELSIHSKALSKEEAVRRRKYEAKLSELHQTRDNYKKTMRELDDLRASAQSLVNFLEKFEASANAALRKKKITSSGEIPLAGHSLPWPVEGDIVGSYGREPVPALKTWIKRDGIIISAERGTPVLAVAPGSVIYSGPFRSYGNVVIVSHDDSQYFTVYGFLEDIMVARGTAVNTGAAIARAGLDTMTASLKQTDAKSAVYFEIRAGTRAVDPVKWLKKSN encoded by the coding sequence ATGGAAAGAAACCCGCTAGTATTTTTATTGCTGTCCTGTTTTCTTCTTTCTCCGGCCGCGGCGCAGGACGCCCAAACCCGGAGAGAGGAGCTGCGGCGCATTCAGGCTGAAGTGGATGCGCGCAGAAAAAAGCTTGACCTGTACAAGAAGCAGGAACAGGACATTAACCGCTACATCTCGTTTCTGGACAAGCAGAAGAACACAACCCTGCGGGAAAAGAACGATTTGAACCGGCGCATCGGCATGGTGCGGCGAAACATCGCGGAAACCCGCGGTCGGCAGAAAGTTTTCGCCACGGCCCAGCAGTACTGGCGAAGCGTGCTGGCCGGCGAGATCGCCGAATATGCCGTGCGGGAAGCCTCGGAGTTCCGGTTTTACGGGGAGGACCGGCTGGTTTCCCGGCTGTTTGTCGAAGCGGCCATTTTCAACAAAATCGCGCTGCATGAAAGCCTTGAATCCGAGAAGGCGAGCGCTGTCGAGAGCGCGGAAACGCTGGAGAAAAAGGACAGCGAGCTGAGCATCCATTCCAAGGCGCTGTCGAAGGAAGAGGCTGTACGGCGCAGGAAATACGAAGCGAAACTTTCCGAACTGCATCAGACCCGCGACAATTACAAAAAGACGATGCGCGAGCTGGATGACCTGCGCGCTTCGGCCCAGAGCCTGGTGAATTTTCTGGAAAAGTTCGAAGCGTCCGCCAACGCGGCGCTCAGGAAGAAAAAAATCACGTCCTCCGGCGAAATTCCGCTGGCGGGCCACAGCCTGCCGTGGCCGGTTGAAGGCGATATTGTAGGTTCGTACGGCCGCGAGCCGGTGCCGGCGTTGAAAACCTGGATAAAGCGCGACGGCATTATCATCTCCGCCGAACGCGGAACGCCGGTTCTGGCGGTCGCGCCGGGTTCGGTGATTTATTCGGGCCCGTTCCGGTCGTACGGCAATGTGGTCATAGTTTCGCATGACGACAGCCAGTATTTTACGGTTTACGGTTTTCTGGAAGATATCATGGTGGCGCGCGGCACGGCGGTGAATACCGGCGCGGCCATAGCGCGGGCCGGGCTCGACACAATGACGGCTTCGCTCAAGCAGACCGACGCCAAAAGCGCGGTCTATTTTGAAATCAGGGCGGGCACGCGCGCCGTTGACCCCGTGAAATGGCTTAAAAAAAGCAATTAG
- a CDS encoding S41 family peptidase, translating to MLKGRTGKYIALAAGVVAVSMLVSSARSAVDQSYEKLKVLIQVLRIVQDNYVDETDSNKLIYGAVKGVVRELDDFSQFMEPETNAKVKSDTEGEFGGLGITITTRDGFVTIVTPLPNTPAYAAGIQPGDKIVAIEGESTQDITADDAVNKLRGKIGTKVKITVAREPAQKDGEWIRQDYELVRAKIVPETVQYRLMDGNIGYIHIIDFSGHAVEKTAEALSELKKQGMQALVLDLRYNPGGLLTAACDISRFFLDRNKMIVYTKGRRPENYQEFRSDAAAPYSDLPLVVLVNGGSASASEIVSGAVQDNKRGIIIGSRTFGKASVQSIVPLVDGSGLRLTVARYYTPSGKSIHRDPKNDTGGITPDIEVKVDRDAMVRIFEQYSKIYKPGKEEKPGADSKAAKEPPAGGEVKNGAAKPGAGKDGKPFTPAAKKDEKPAVRDEALDRAVEILKARAVFANLNSGGKAL from the coding sequence ATGTTAAAAGGCAGAACCGGCAAATATATCGCGCTGGCAGCCGGTGTGGTGGCTGTCAGCATGCTTGTTTCGAGCGCGCGGTCGGCGGTGGACCAGAGCTATGAGAAACTGAAGGTACTTATACAGGTGCTCCGCATAGTGCAGGACAATTATGTGGACGAAACCGATTCCAACAAGCTGATTTACGGCGCGGTAAAAGGCGTTGTGCGGGAGCTGGATGATTTTTCGCAGTTTATGGAACCCGAAACAAACGCCAAGGTCAAAAGCGACACCGAAGGCGAGTTCGGAGGGCTGGGCATCACCATCACCACGCGCGACGGATTTGTTACCATAGTCACGCCGCTGCCCAATACTCCCGCTTACGCGGCGGGCATCCAGCCCGGCGACAAGATTGTGGCCATCGAGGGCGAGAGCACGCAGGATATAACCGCCGACGATGCCGTGAACAAGCTGCGCGGCAAGATAGGCACAAAGGTGAAAATCACGGTTGCGCGCGAGCCGGCGCAAAAGGACGGCGAATGGATCCGGCAGGACTATGAGCTGGTTCGCGCCAAAATAGTGCCCGAAACCGTGCAGTACCGGCTGATGGACGGCAATATCGGCTATATCCACATAATTGATTTTTCCGGGCACGCCGTGGAAAAAACCGCCGAGGCTTTGTCCGAGCTGAAAAAACAGGGCATGCAGGCTCTGGTTCTTGACCTGCGCTATAACCCCGGCGGGCTGCTGACGGCGGCGTGCGACATCTCGCGGTTTTTTCTCGACCGGAACAAGATGATAGTGTATACCAAGGGCCGCCGGCCGGAGAACTACCAGGAGTTTCGCAGCGACGCCGCCGCCCCGTATTCCGACCTGCCGCTTGTGGTGCTGGTCAACGGCGGCTCGGCGTCGGCCAGCGAAATAGTGTCCGGCGCGGTGCAGGACAACAAGCGCGGGATCATTATCGGTTCGCGGACTTTCGGGAAAGCGAGCGTGCAGTCAATAGTGCCGCTGGTGGACGGTTCGGGCCTGCGGCTTACCGTGGCGCGGTATTACACGCCGTCCGGCAAATCAATCCACCGCGATCCGAAAAACGACACGGGCGGCATCACCCCTGATATCGAGGTGAAGGTTGACCGCGACGCGATGGTCAGGATTTTCGAGCAGTACAGCAAGATCTACAAGCCGGGCAAGGAGGAAAAACCGGGCGCGGATTCCAAAGCCGCGAAAGAACCCCCGGCCGGCGGGGAAGTTAAAAACGGCGCCGCCAAACCCGGCGCCGGTAAAGACGGCAAACCTTTTACGCCCGCCGCGAAGAAAGATGAAAAACCGG